Proteins encoded in a region of the Microbispora sp. ZYX-F-249 genome:
- a CDS encoding FAD-dependent monooxygenase → MLREAYADDVPGGGLLRHTEAGELSALGALEILPPVPRWHRGRMVLAGGAAHAPSPSSGQGVALAVESAIQLARCLRDLPDVPAAFSAYERLRRDRVERIAGERVRRGRRRAGRARRAGRFRRPRPGGR, encoded by the coding sequence ATGCTGCGCGAGGCATACGCGGACGACGTGCCCGGTGGCGGCCTGCTCCGGCACACCGAGGCCGGCGAGCTGTCCGCCCTGGGCGCGCTGGAGATCCTGCCCCCGGTCCCGCGGTGGCATCGCGGCCGGATGGTGCTGGCCGGGGGCGCGGCCCACGCGCCCTCGCCCAGCTCCGGTCAGGGGGTCGCGCTCGCGGTGGAGAGCGCGATCCAGCTCGCCCGCTGCCTGCGCGACCTGCCCGACGTGCCCGCCGCGTTCTCCGCGTACGAAAGGCTGCGCCGGGACAGGGTGGAGAGGATCGCCGGGGAGCGCGTCAGGCGCGGAAGGCGCCGAGCGGGACGCGCCCGCCGGGCAGGCCGGTTCCGCCGTCCGCGCCCCGGCGGTAGGTGA